A stretch of Oncorhynchus gorbuscha isolate QuinsamMale2020 ecotype Even-year linkage group LG24, OgorEven_v1.0, whole genome shotgun sequence DNA encodes these proteins:
- the LOC124012488 gene encoding protein glass-like isoform X1, giving the protein MDNCMVFHTQIASIMEVLANAAVAELCKLVDDDYAVFRLEITQSQKENRVLRRKLLELKVARERAERTTRERVLASRVKIPDRHREMSRVTVSVEGRLTGGHRSFVKPARHNTWRDDQPITVEGSGTSTQHVIVIEPADAEAAGPGVKQERSEGEKDPQHSRAIQTGTPPVSIEDPTSAPTSPRNRPSVREVSGTQNAVLKSETDTKTLNLTHRLLDTGSDHRSDPGRLGCPPAPGSEYLPVFHQSQRMVHCRGDDSIDTSGDDPSCSYTTEMDPGNMTLGLETQTDLSRGDWNRYSSSVYSEGCLAKKGEVIVIDEVKVEGVVPPTWIADSHLGNRHSQGRDFLYYRESLETHPNVETHSPTHTFRECDSVSTSMSPSDSQVLNSKDQRATARGATSGNSKEKRFLCMFCNKGFSCSQNVEIHQRIHTGEKPYSCPQCNVCFAQSGSLKRHQRVHTGEKPYSCPQCEKRFSRQHLLKTHLKIHTGERP; this is encoded by the exons TCTAGCGAATGCAGCTGTAGCTGAGCtctgtaaactcgtagacgacgactatgcagtgtttcgtttggaaataacgcaaagccagaaagaaaacagggTTTTGCGAAGGAAACTCCTGGAACTGAAGGTGGCAAGGGAGCGCGCAGAGAGGACAACGCGAGAGCGCGTCCTCGCCAGTCGTGTCAAGATCCCCGACCGACACAGAGAAATGTCAAGAG TCACTGTCTCAGTTGAAGGACGTCTCACTGGAGGGCACAGGAGCTTTGTGAAGCCAGCGAGAcacaatacatggagagatgaccaaccaatcacTGTTGAGGGGAGTGGAACCTCAACCCAGCACGTTATCGTAATAGAG CCTGCAGATGCAGAGGCTGCAGGTCCTGGGGTCAAGCAGGAGAGGTCTGAAGGAGAGAAGGACCCACAGCACAGCAGAGCCATCCAGACTGGAACGCCCCCTGTAAGCATAGAGGACCCCACCAGTGCCCCAACGTCTCCCAGGAACCGACCCAGCGTCAGGGAGGTCAGCGGAACGCAGAACGCCGTCCTCAAGTCAGAGACCGACACCAAGACTTTAAATTTAACACACAGGCTCTTAGACACAGGTTCTGACCACAGATCAGACCCAGGGAGACTGGGCTGTCCTCCTGCTCCCGGTTCAGAGTACTTACCGGTATTTCACCAGAGCCAGAGGATGGTTCATTGCCGTGGAGATGACTCGATAGACACTAGTGGTGATGATCCGTCTTGTTCTTACACTACAGAGATGGACCCTGGCAACATGACCTTGGgtttagagacacagactgatctgtctagaggggactggaaccggtatagtagtagtgtatacTCTGAAGGGTGCCTAGCTAAGAAAGGGGAGGTTATAGTGATAGATGAGGTGAAAGTGGAGGGTGTCGTTCCTCCCACATGGATTGCAGATAGTCACCTAGGAAACAGACACTCACAAGGCAGAGATTTCTTATATTACAGGGAAAGCTTAGAGACACATCCAAATGTTGAGACCCACTCCCCTACACACACATTCAGGGAATGCGACTCAGTGTCCACGTCGATGAGTCCTTCCGATTCACAGGTATTGAACTCAAAGGACCAAAGGGCCACGGCTCGGGGAGCAACATCAGGCAATAGTAAAGAGAAAcggttcctctgcatgttctgtaacaaaggcttcagctgCTCCCAGAAtgtggagatccaccagaggatccacacaggagagaaaccctaCAGCTGCCCCCAGTGTAACGTGTGCTTTGCTCAGTCTGGCAGCCTGAAGAGGCACCaaagggtccacacaggggagaaaccctacagctgcCCACAGTGCGAGAAGAGGTTCTCCCGCCAACACCTGTTGAAGACTCACCTGAAgatccacacaggagagaggccATAG
- the LOC124012488 gene encoding protein glass-like isoform X2, translating to MEVLANAAVAELCKLVDDDYAVFRLEITQSQKENRVLRRKLLELKVARERAERTTRERVLASRVKIPDRHREMSRVTVSVEGRLTGGHRSFVKPARHNTWRDDQPITVEGSGTSTQHVIVIEPADAEAAGPGVKQERSEGEKDPQHSRAIQTGTPPVSIEDPTSAPTSPRNRPSVREVSGTQNAVLKSETDTKTLNLTHRLLDTGSDHRSDPGRLGCPPAPGSEYLPVFHQSQRMVHCRGDDSIDTSGDDPSCSYTTEMDPGNMTLGLETQTDLSRGDWNRYSSSVYSEGCLAKKGEVIVIDEVKVEGVVPPTWIADSHLGNRHSQGRDFLYYRESLETHPNVETHSPTHTFRECDSVSTSMSPSDSQVLNSKDQRATARGATSGNSKEKRFLCMFCNKGFSCSQNVEIHQRIHTGEKPYSCPQCNVCFAQSGSLKRHQRVHTGEKPYSCPQCEKRFSRQHLLKTHLKIHTGERP from the exons TCTAGCGAATGCAGCTGTAGCTGAGCtctgtaaactcgtagacgacgactatgcagtgtttcgtttggaaataacgcaaagccagaaagaaaacagggTTTTGCGAAGGAAACTCCTGGAACTGAAGGTGGCAAGGGAGCGCGCAGAGAGGACAACGCGAGAGCGCGTCCTCGCCAGTCGTGTCAAGATCCCCGACCGACACAGAGAAATGTCAAGAG TCACTGTCTCAGTTGAAGGACGTCTCACTGGAGGGCACAGGAGCTTTGTGAAGCCAGCGAGAcacaatacatggagagatgaccaaccaatcacTGTTGAGGGGAGTGGAACCTCAACCCAGCACGTTATCGTAATAGAG CCTGCAGATGCAGAGGCTGCAGGTCCTGGGGTCAAGCAGGAGAGGTCTGAAGGAGAGAAGGACCCACAGCACAGCAGAGCCATCCAGACTGGAACGCCCCCTGTAAGCATAGAGGACCCCACCAGTGCCCCAACGTCTCCCAGGAACCGACCCAGCGTCAGGGAGGTCAGCGGAACGCAGAACGCCGTCCTCAAGTCAGAGACCGACACCAAGACTTTAAATTTAACACACAGGCTCTTAGACACAGGTTCTGACCACAGATCAGACCCAGGGAGACTGGGCTGTCCTCCTGCTCCCGGTTCAGAGTACTTACCGGTATTTCACCAGAGCCAGAGGATGGTTCATTGCCGTGGAGATGACTCGATAGACACTAGTGGTGATGATCCGTCTTGTTCTTACACTACAGAGATGGACCCTGGCAACATGACCTTGGgtttagagacacagactgatctgtctagaggggactggaaccggtatagtagtagtgtatacTCTGAAGGGTGCCTAGCTAAGAAAGGGGAGGTTATAGTGATAGATGAGGTGAAAGTGGAGGGTGTCGTTCCTCCCACATGGATTGCAGATAGTCACCTAGGAAACAGACACTCACAAGGCAGAGATTTCTTATATTACAGGGAAAGCTTAGAGACACATCCAAATGTTGAGACCCACTCCCCTACACACACATTCAGGGAATGCGACTCAGTGTCCACGTCGATGAGTCCTTCCGATTCACAGGTATTGAACTCAAAGGACCAAAGGGCCACGGCTCGGGGAGCAACATCAGGCAATAGTAAAGAGAAAcggttcctctgcatgttctgtaacaaaggcttcagctgCTCCCAGAAtgtggagatccaccagaggatccacacaggagagaaaccctaCAGCTGCCCCCAGTGTAACGTGTGCTTTGCTCAGTCTGGCAGCCTGAAGAGGCACCaaagggtccacacaggggagaaaccctacagctgcCCACAGTGCGAGAAGAGGTTCTCCCGCCAACACCTGTTGAAGACTCACCTGAAgatccacacaggagagaggccATAG